The stretch of DNA aagagaggaggagcgGCCGCCAAGTCCGCGGCTGTGTGAGAGCAGTCTCTTGGCCGGGCTGGCCCACGGGTCATTGTCACACGGGTCACTCAGACCTAGTCCCAGGCAGACCCACCTCAGGTGTGGTCGCTGGGGCTTTCCATGAAGCCACTGGCCCCCCCCTGGAGCAAACACCTGCGGCGCACCCACAACGCCCCTTTCAGAGGTACGTTCCTGCCACACTAACTCTCCTCGGAGCACACGCGtgaaatatgaattatttttgcCCAAATCCGGTGGAACTCATACTCGGTAATTCAGTCCTTGGAAGGGCACTGGGGGACGAGCGGACACCAGACGACGCTCGGGGACGGACGCCCAGGCGTTAGAGTGCGGGTGGATCTCTTCTCTGTGTGAAAGCGAGTGGGTGTGTTGGGGGCAGGAACACACGGCAGCACGGTGATGACACGCAGCAGACTGGCTTCAGCCAGGCTTTCTCATCTTCAACTTCTCTGGCCAGCGGGGCCCTATTCCTCCCCCCCGGAATGAGCCCGGGTACCAGTGACAAAAACCATCTTATAACTGACTGGCACTCAGCCAAGAAGACCCCCTTCTGTCACTCACGGTTGGGACTACAGGCATGCACGTGGGGGGGGTCTCCCTGACCCTccgcccactccccacccccatgcgTTTCTGGTCCCAGAGCGAGCTCACGGCCACGTGTTCTGAAAGCGCTGGGTCCCACTGGGACAGGGAAGCTGGAAGAAAACAGGGATCCCGTCAAGGAATCTGGGGAAACCCTGGGCAAAAGGCATGTAGAAGGGTTCCGTTTGAAATCTCCAGTCTCCCTAATGTCCTGCCACCGCAGATAGGACTTGACCACACGCGCTCGTGTTGCGTCTCTGGAGGTGGCATATTTTCGCAGCGTTCCCAGACTCGCATCCTTCCGAGCAGCCGTCCAGCTCAGCCGTGGCGCCTTCGCTTGCAGCCTGGAGAATGGCGGGAATGACAGTGGCCTTAGAGCCCTTCCTCAGCCAAGCCCCTCCTTCACAGCTGGGACAGCCAAGGCCCGGGGTGGGCGGGACCGAGGTGGCTCGGCCAGCTATTGATAAATGTGCATCAGAAGACCGAGGCCGCTGGACACAGAGCTGTGAGCTCTGAAACTTCCAGTAATGTCTGTCCTACACAGCCGCCCCCCAGCACAGGGGAGAGCTCTCCAAGGTCGCAAACTAGCTCCCTCCCCCTATTTGAAGTTGGCCTTTGCAAATAGTAGGTTTCTACAAACTCGTGATGACAATTACTCTACGTAGGTGGATGAGATGTCCCCAGTCCCCGGGGCTTCAGAGGAAGTTCGAGATTCAGAGGCTGTCACGATCGTTTCTTGTTCTTCTCATTTTGGACCATCCAGGGTCTCCAGGAACCTCAGCTGTGAATTTAACTTGCACCACGAACACCGTGGCAAACAACCACACAGACTCCAGGCCCTACCGAGTGTCTCTCCGCTGCGCCTGGCGTGCTGGCGAGGAGGCCCCCGCGGACACGCAGTATGTCCTCTACTACAGGTTGGTGCCTGTTGTCACTGAGGCAGTGGGGGCATTTCCTCCGATCTTGAAAACTCACAGGTGTTCCGATTCAGGTACGGCTCTCGGACTGAAGCGTGCGGCGAGTACAGCCAGGACACGCTGAAGAGAAATGTGGCGTGCTGGTTTCCAACGACCTCCATCGACGGCAAAGGGCAGGACGCGCTGGCGGTGCGGGTTAATGGCTCCAGCCGGCGCGCTGCCATCAGGCCCTACGATCGGCTGTTTGCCCTTCCGGAGATCGGTAAGACAGACCGGGGCTGGGCTCGAGGCGTCTGAGCAGCACAGCCTGTAAACATcgcctcctctgcctcctttctttcctgctgCTGCGGCCACAGGGCTAGGCTCTCGGCCTCGGCACAGTACCCTGGGGGCCGGGTGACTGGGTTGTGGGGGCTCTGTGTGCCCCTGGCTTGTACCCGCTGGGTGCCAGCAGCAACCCCTCGCCCCCGCCAATTCTGCTGCCAGAAATGTTTCCAGACGTTGTTGGatgtcccctggggggcaaaGTCTCCCCCAGCGGAAAACCATGACATCATTGCTGAAGGAATTCATTCCATTTCTCAGCAGCTCCGGCTGGGGTAAGAGATTTCTGTGCGAGGGTCCTGGGTGGGTCGGTAACACCTCCAAGCAATTCCGACCCCCTTGCCCACAAGGCGGGCCCTCAGCTCTCCAAAGGCCACCAGGCAGCCCATCTTGAGATCTCTCGTGCCCAAGCTGCCCACTTCCAGCTTACAACCCTTCTCCACCCTAATCTGTCTCCTCCTGAGGCTTCTGAGTTTAAATTCCCTCTCTCAGCCTGTGACCCCCAGACAGAAACGTATTAGGTAAGGCTGCATGTGCTCAGGGCTCAGGTAGAAGGTGTTCTCTGTCCTTCCACGCGCTCCAGTCAAAACCAGGGCCCCTCCCACAGCTCCCTGGTGACCGACAGTCGAGTTTCAGTAGAGGGGTGGGGACCGGTGCGGGCTGTGGGCTTGGCCCTCGGCTCCCCCAAGGACCAGTGGGGAGACCCCAGACAACCCGTGCCTCAGTCTTATCtgaagaatgggagaaagtaaCCCTTCCTACGAGgtgttgtgaaaattaagtgTGTTAACTACACAGTGCTTCGAATAGCACCCTGCACCGGTATCCAGTAAATATGCAAAAGGTAATGACTTAAAGGGCATGAACTGGCTGCAACGTGTCTGTGGAGAACGGAAGAGAACCTGGCTGAGAGAATCACGGCGTTCACGAAAGAGCAGCGTGATTCCACGCTATAGCCTATTTCTTAGGCGACTTGAACATGTCACTTTCACGACAAGAGGTGACACCAACCCTGAGGAGGCCTCGGGAAGCACCGCAATTACTGTGAACATAGACCAGACCCGATACCGAGCGCAGGAATTCATTTAGTTTATGTGATTTTCAGTTCACTGAGGCCAACTCCTCAGATtcctaaaacaaataaacactttttttggttaaaaactttCTCCTCAGGGAACGGCAGGTTCTGGAGCCAGTGGTTCCCCCTCTGAGCTTGTCCCTGTGACTCAGCAATTGTGAGATCTTAGTCACAcaacctaacataggagcactcacCTAGAAGTAATTTCCACCCCCATCACATAGCCCAAGACAGTCAAGCGAGGCCTCAGGGGAGAGGCCTTAGTTCTTGTTTTAAAGTAAAGACAAGTTTAGCCCCCAATGCGTTGATTTGTGCAGGAGAAAACTAGAGCTTTCCAGCAAAACAAGACTCCCCGACAAAAGGGAACAAAAGCCACAGCCCGAGAGGGGAGTGCACGCCCCCGGCCGGGTACCTGCTCAGGGGCAACTGCTCTTCAGGATCAGTTTACCCTCCGACTCCAGCAGttaaaaggggtggggggtggtcctGCCCAGTGCTGAGGAGGGAAGAGGCTCTACCACCCAGTGCCAGGCGGGGCAGCAGCCCTCGGTGGCTGCATGCGGGACCTCTTCTTCCCTGGGGCAAGGCAGGGGCCGCAGGGGAGCAGCCGGAGTCCTGTGGCCAGGGACCAGTCACGTGCACCTTGAGGGCCATTCCCTGAGAGGCTGGATGGGATCTGTCAGCCCCGCTCACGCTCACGGGCCTCTCCTTGTCTCACCTAGATCAAGTGAACCCTCCAGGGAACGTCACCGCAGAGATGGAAGGGACCCGCCTCTCCGTCCGCTGGGAGAAGCCCGTTTCCGCCTTTCCGAACCATTGCTGGACATATGAAGTGAAAATCTACAGCACCAGGAAGGGCTACGTTCAGGTAATTCTCCCATCACCCCCAGACGCGATGACGGCGCTCTCTCAGAACCCGTTACAAGTCGTCGGCAGAGACCGCTCTGCTCACAGCTCAGAACTAACAAGGTCAGAGAAAACTTACCTCCACCGGGCTTTGTGGAAATAAACCAACCCTTGCTGGCCTTTTGTCTCCAAAGGAGATACTTTTAGTTGAAAATCATGCAAAGAATCCAATAAAAATGCTGCACTCCTGCCGGGGCGGGGGGGACGTGTCAAATGGGGCAGCCACTAGGGGAAGCAGCATGGcggtttctcaaaaattaaaaagagaatcatCACAGAACTCAGCTTGCTGGGTATAAACCCCGGACGATTGCAAGCAGGGTCTGGAAGAGAAATTTGCACAGTGACGTCCATCTCAGCATTATTCCCGGTAGCCGGGAGAGGAGACCACCAGATGAGTGAATGAACCAAATGAGGAACATACGTAAGAGGCAGCACGATGCAGCCTTTAAAAGGCAGCTCTGACACGAGCGACGCCACGGATGAACCTTGCGGCCGGCACGCTAAGGGGTCTGAGCCGATCACGAAAAGACACACGCTACATAATCCCCTTTAcgagagacaaggagagagttAATTTCACAGAGACAGGGAGTGGCTGGTGGTTTCTGAGGGCTGGGGGGTGAGCCTCTCATGGGCAGGGTTTCAGTTTTGCGGGTCGGGAACCGTGCTGGAACTGGGGTGCCTGACAGTGCGACTGTCCCTACCACCGCTGAGCCGCGCCCCTGGAAAGAGTTAAGACGGCAAATTTTATGCTGCACGTGTGTTCCTGCAACTTAAACTCATGGACGAGAAGTTCAAGGGGAAAGGGACTTGAAAGGCAGCCGACATTTGCTGAGCGCCGGCTGTGGGCCGGGCTGACTCTGCCGATGTGCCCTGGCCTCACGGCAAGTCCGTCACGCTGTTGTCGCTCCCTTTTCACGGGACAGCGAGGCACAGAGGACGAGGGGACTGGCCCGAAGCCACAGAGCCAGAAAACACAGGGAAGTCGGGACGCAGCCCCGCATCCTACTAGTAGGAGGCAAAGCGAATTCCATTCAGTTCCACTtgattcaacaagtatttacagACTGACTTCTCCGGAAGGATGCTGAgactttgttaaagaaaaaaaaaaaaaagatttcttttttaaagccgTCGTCACAGGCAGCGGACAGCTGGAAGGAAGGGTTTACTCAGCACGGAGACAGGGGCACAACTGCAGAATCAGAGGGCCTTGGTGGTGAGAGCCggactgggtggggaggggtcactTGGTCTTTCGGATACCAGCCGCCCAAGCCCCAGATGGGGGAGATAAAATGCTCGGTGCtcgtggggcagggggtggaggagggagaaacagtCCCGGGAGTGCTTAGGGTGTGGGCGGGAAAAGCGTCCCCTCCGGTTGGGGCCAGGGGACTGGCAGGGTGGGGCTGATGCGGGTCAGGAGGGGGAACGGAGGagaaggggtggagagggagagaacagccTCATTTCAGCCCCGGACCAAGGCCCTGCCCCTGTGATGGGAACGAACCTTCCAAAATTGCCGTCTTGCCCATTAAATGGGTGGAACAGTGGCTGCGTTCATGGGATTCGATGTAGCAGTTTCCTAAGCTTGGGCCAAAGGTCACCCCATGTGACTCAGTGACCCACGAGTTAGGTGTTCCTATTCCTGCGTTGcaggtaggggtgggggcagcactCGGGGAGGTGGGGGACTGCCCTGCGGCAGCTGGAGGCAGAGCGAGAACCCAACCCGCCCTTACGgcctctgctctttctccttccccaggtgTGCACAGCCCAACCCCACCGCGCCGCCCCCACCCCGAGCTGTAGCTCAGGGGGCAGCAAACTGTCTCGGTGAGGGACCAGGTGTCCCAGGCTCTGCGGGCCGTGCGGCTTTGGCCACCGTCACCGAGCTCCGCGTCCAGGACGCAGGCAGCCACAGGCGGCACAGAAGCGGATGGGTGTGGACAGGCCCGGGCCCGGGAGCCTTTGTTTGCAGGGACTGAAAGTCCACTTTCATGTCGTTTTTGTCATGGAATGTTATTCTTTTGAGAGTTTGCAATCATTTAAAGATACATACGGCATTCTTTGCCGGCGGGTCCGAGGCGCCCACGGATTGTAGTTTGCCAGTGCAAAATGGTTTAGAAAACCAGGTGGCACTGTTGGGACCTGTGAGTGCAGAATGAGGAGGGACAGACGAGATTCGGGATCGTGCTTCATGGGGTCGGCAGTCCAGTCTTTCTGTCCGGAAATGCCATTTGGGCCCCGACGGGTCATCATGACCTCACAATTGCCCGTTCCATTTATCGTGGCTACTAGAGAGCTTTCCCTGAAGGGTGACTCGGCCCACCGGAAGCCACCTGAAATAAATCCATCAATATGCGTCCTGTTGATTGCAAACAGGTCACAGAACAGAGCCCCACCCCTTAGTATGACCTCTCATTCTGGGTGTTGGCACCGCTTCAGTTACGTGTCTAGAGATGACCGTAATGTTAGTTTCTTTCCCCGTGTAGACTGAAAATACGACGACCAACAAATTCAGCACCACAGTCAGCGACATTGCTAAGTACTGCGTGGCGGTGAGAGCCGCTGTGGGCTCCACTTGCAGAGAGCGGGGCCTCTGGAGCGCCTGGAGCCAGCCGACTGACACTGGTGAGTGTCGGGGTGTCTGGTGTCCACCACCCAGGAGCCCATTCCTGGAGGACGCAGGTAACCCTGGGGCGTGTGCATTCATGCGTGGGTGTCGGGACTCAGTCCCGGGTCCCTGGTGCCCTGTCTGCTGCCGGTCCTCCACCTCCCTGACCAGAGGAGGGCTTACCCGGCGGCCGTGACCCTGATGTGCTCCAGCTTCTCACTAGCGCCAGCCTTTCCAAACCCtagtacctattttttttttcagatcatCTGACTCTACTTCTATCtgattttttataacaaaattttttatttggggaaaattgTAGAATCACGTGCACTGGTCCCTAATGCAGAGGGAGCTGGAGAAACTTTCATCCAGGCTGTGCTAGGTCACAGGGAAGAGTCTTCTCCTCTGTCACCACCGGTGACTCTCCTTCCCCGGAGGGGCGGCGGTCATTTCCCTCAGCTTGCAGCCGGCAGGTGATTTCCCTGCCACACCATTTCCTGTCACAGCCTtcatcctcccccaccctgtcctgTCGATGGCGCCCGGGAGCCTCCCTTCCATTCTTACTCCAACCCAGCTATCGCCTTTCTTAGATATTATCGAGTCCCCCTCCTTTAGTTCAAGGTCGGGGAGTGGAGCCCCTGAGATGTTGAGCAATTCCGTCGTTCTCAAACAGGGTACTTGTGCATAGCGGATATCTTTCTCCCGTAGGGGACCCACGCGTCAGCCGGTGGCGTGGAGCAGACCCAGCATCTCCCAGGCTTAGTGACTAACAAGTGAGGCACAGGATGGGCCGGTTTGGACAGATGAGAGAAAAGGGGCTGGAGGGGCCGGGGCTGGCACGGTGCCCAGTGGTCAGGGGGCAAGGGGGCGGCACCGGGGGGACAGCTGGCCGCGTGTGCTTCTCGCCTGGCCTGCGATTCTGCAGTAGTTCTGTCCTCGGTGCTGGGGGGTCCGGAGGAGGGGGCAAATGTACTCTGTTAAACAGAGAACGAGCAGTTTCCTGATATCAGTACTCCTCATCACCTGCCTTCCTCGGCCGGCTTCTCAGCCTTATCTCGAGAGCTAACTTCCCACTTTCCACGTCCTTCTCTTTGTGAACTTTCTTAACTCTCACGTTCTGCTGTCGGTTCACTGCCCTGGCGCCTCCTGTTTACCAGAGCCTGCGCCCCAGGGAGACCCGAGGCCGCGTGCGAAGTGAGCATGGGGACAGAGCTTCCCGCTGGCCTGTCCTTCCCCACTCGAGGGAGAGTGTCCTGGGCGTCCACCTCCGTTAGTTTCCAGCCGTGCCATGGGTCTGGCTCAGTAACTCCGAGTCCTGCTTCTCGGGGACCAGGCTCGGTCACAGTCCCAGGCCTCATccccccagggctctgccctgggCACCGAAGGCCAGGGTCTCAGTGACGCAGAGCAGGCACCAGCAAGACTGTCTTGTTCAGGAAGATGTAGGCTGGGACGCGCACCCGGTGGCACCAGGCTCACCACGGCGGTCAGATGGCTCGGCACGCGGGCAAAGCCTACAGAGGGCCCGCTGCCTTCAGGGCATCTCCTTCCACTGCAGGACGGCCACTCTTAGGAAGTCCTCGCCTGGCTGTCCTGCCACGGCGTGGGCAGAGGACAGGGCGCCCTTCGAGTCATGTGACACACCCTAGAGCCTGTAGGGACGTCCTGCAAGTAGGTTGAGGCAGGAGACCAGGGGCGTGGAGGCTTTGggctgggagggaagaaaggcCCCATTAATCCCAATGAACGGGGGTGCAGCCCGCTTCCCTCCGACTTGGCATTCGTGGCTGTGGCCCTGTGACGAAACCGGCCCTCTGGCCTCGGACACTTGAGTCAAAAGCTGCAGGGCCGGAGCCACCTGTGGGACCTCTACCCTGTCGCCTTCAGCCCTGCCCTCTGGTTCCCCTgcctgctctttctctctttcttcctgctgccgGGAGGGGAGAGGCATGACCTAGGTCCCAGTGGTCGGGGCGGCACTCAgtctgggatggggtggggtccAGGCCTCAGTCTTTTCCCTCTCGACCCCATCCCAGTGCACACCCATGCTCCCCCTCATCTTCCCAGGGTTAGGAAACAAGAGAATCTTCCTGAGTTAGGTGTCAAAATCGATGGATGCTGGAGTCACCAGAAACCAGACAGCTGGGCCTGACATTGGCTACGTCTGCCAAGCGCccggggaggagggagagggtccAGAGGACTCTGAGGCACAGGCTTGGTGACTTCCCCTTTCTAGGGCTCATCTCTGCGTAACCACAGAGCAGTGCCCACcgatttcctgaaaaaaaaaaaaccatctcTGAGTTTCTCCTTGAGTCAGAGATAAAGTTCAAATTATCTGGAAATACCTGTTCTTAAATTCTCCAAGACCACAGACTCCAGAATTCAAATTAATGACCTTTGCAGAATCACTTGATGAAATGAAATGCTAATCATTTCAACCCAAGGGACATGTATGGTCGGTGGGGGGCCCGTTCCCCTTTGTTCTGTGTCCCCAAAGTAAGCGGAAGTGCTGACTTCAATTCACTTACTTGTACCACCGACCCTCCATGCCCTGCATTATTGATAAATGACTGAGCGGCAGGGAGTCCGCGGTAATTTCCGTTCAGCGGTGAGCTGTGGGGCCTTGTCTGGGCTCAGAGGCCCTGCCTGGGTGTGTCTCCTTTGCAGTGAGCTGACCTTGGCCCTCTTCACTGGGGTCCTCGGCCCTGGACACCACAGACGCCCCGCCGTAAAAACGACCGACTCGCCCGCTCCCTCTGGGCAGTGACCCTGACTTTGAACCCACGCATACCTTGCATGCGTCAGTGCCTTTCTGGGACTGAGAATTACAGGCAGGTGCCTCTCTGCTCCTGTTAATTTGGCAAGAATCTCCACTTACCGAAGGGAGCGCTGAAGGCAGCAACTAGAGGGTGGTTTAACTGAAGAGGTTTTTGTCATCACGGCCGCAGCAAACGCCGTTGTTATCAGGCCGCGACACCTCAGGGTGCGGGTGTTGCACAAGCAGGGTGCGTGTGCAACCCTGATAACATTTACGTCTCGGCTCCTGCTTCCTGCCGGACCTGGACGTGCCTCAGTGGTAAACAGGACTTTTCCTGCTGGCAGACCCCTCTCGGGGCTCACGCTTGGGGTACGTGAGCCTGGGGTTCTTCCTAGGGGGCTCACAGCATGGCTGAGCGTGCAAGGAGCACCTGGGCCACCACGGGGAAATGGAGCTGGAGGGGGCCCTGATTCAGGAAACCCCCCTGTGCAGAAGGCAAGCAGGTGCTCCAGGTGACAGCATCAGCTCTTCCTCGTCGGTGGCTCTGGATGTCAGCTCTGAGCACGTGCAGTGACGACTATGTATGAGGGGACCCTGGGGTATAGCCCAGACAACCAGCTGTTGACCTTGAGCCGTGGCGGGGCTGTGCGGTTGGGACATCGGAAGGTTTGACTCTCCAAGgctctttttttccattactgaCGAGGCGTGGCTGTTTGTAAAATAGCAGATGGAAATACACTAAACTTTTTCCAACACTAGGCTGCAGGGCTTCAGTAAAGTGACTCATTCCCACCCAGAGCCTACGGAACATCCGCCAAATCGTTAACGTGTGGGCAGCCTGGTTCTGACGGAGATGCGGCCGCAAACCCAGCCCTGTCCGGGAGTGGGGATGCGCAGCCACGTGTGTGTCCAGCTGGGAAGGGGATGCTCAGGAGGCGGTTTGGTGACAAATGCTTGGGATGGGTTCAGGGGCGTGCCTGCCTGTGCAGCGTGTCCTGGGGTGGGGACGGTGGGGAGCAGTCCGGGGGCTGGCCCCCCCAGCTTGGACCCCCGTGGGACTGAGTGCCCCAATGGGCTacagtcccctcccccatcttgtTTCCTGAGGAGGCCACGCCCACCCCACAGCACTGCAGGGAGAGGCCACGCCCACCCCGCGGCGCTGCAGTGGGAGTTGCGCAGGGAACGGGCGTCACCTACACCCTTTGCAAAGTGTCCGGTAGCCGCGAGCACCCGGCACAGGGGCGTGTGCACACGGGCTGTGAAAGGAGCTGCTTCTGGCTCCCACACTTCACCGTGACTCGCAGACGGTCAGCCACACGCGCACGCTCCGTGTGTGAGGTTGAGTTCATTACAGATGAGCGTCTGCAAAACGCGGGCCCCGGAGGCGCTGGGCCCAGAGGGCGCTGTCTTCCCAGGCGAGGGCGCTGAGGCCCAGACGGCCGCGGTCCCCGAGAGCAGggggctgggcccggggcccCCCAGCATTTAGGGACACGGTGGGGGGAGCGCATGTGGTCCCCACTGCCCGCTGCACCCAGTCCACCCGCTCGGCCTGTAGTTCAGCTCTGGTTTCTCTCCGTCTTCCTCCCTCCAGGGAAGGACGCGCAGAAGCCGTGGACGGAGTGGCTCCTGATCCTGCTCGCGGCGGCCCTTTGCGCCGCGTTCGTGTGCTCGCTCGGCTGCAGGACGTAGGTGTTCTTCTCGCCGGGGCTCCGGGGCTGCGCGTGGGCTCGTGCTCTCTGGCCGAGTCGGTGGGGGTCTTGTTCTCGGGTGGCGTCCACGGCACGTCCGTGTCCCCGGGGCGGCCTGGCCGAGGTGAGCGTGGACCCAACGGAGGCTGAGAATCTCCCGTCGTGGGTCACGGACCCTGGCAGCCCGACACCCTGACACCCAGACTCAGCGCGGGGCCGTGGCAGCCCGACCGCCCCTTCTGGAATCTGTTGGCTTACATTTGCGCAAAGGTTCTCACAGGCGTGCCCTGTGGCCCCCTACGGCCTGGCCGTCCGCTCAGCCCGGGACTGCCTTTGTCCGCGCACCTGTTGCGTCTCTGCCCAAGGAAGGTGGTGCTCGGGGCTGGGAGCACTGTGGTCCCGCCCCCATGCGACCCGTTGCCCCGTCAGCCGTCCCTGAGTGGCTGATGGTTCTTAGATCGGACACGTGCTAGAAATGACACTGGGGCCTGGCGACGCCCCACCTCCCCAGAGTCCACAAATGACCCTGTAAGAACTCCTCAGCCATTTCGGCATTCCGTCCCCAACGCGCTTGTGGGAGGCCCCGGAGCCAGTCTGCTCTGGCCCTGCCCAGGAGAGGCTTTGGAGCAGCCCCACTGTTACAACCGCGGTATTCCGGTGGCATCTGTGGGCTGGGGGGCGGCATCTCAAAGGACAGGAGAGAGACATTCTGCGGGCCAGCACCATGTGGCCAGGGTGCTGACCTCACTCACCCCACACGGGACATGGGTCTTGTGTTTGCAGAAAGCAGGCCCTGTGACGTGTGCTGGTTGAGCGGCTACTGTTCTGTCTTTTGGGTGGTTCGGGCGTCACCAGAGCCCtgaggtgcccccccccccccaggtctgCAACCACGATGACAATGTGGATGTTTGCAGGTCTTGGTCCTGGCGTTAACGAGGCCAGTTTTCAGAGTGACGTTAAGGACCTAATTCCCCCCTGTTGCTCTGTTTTCAGGGGTCACATATGCACCAAGCTGTTTCCACCAGTTCCAGGGCCAAAAAGTGACATTAGAGATGTTCTGGCCACCGTGAACTACGAGGTAATGTCGAAGGTTCTTTGAtctgtcctgcctgcccagggcGGGTCCCTGGGGTCCGTCATCGGGTGGCTGGTGGCTTCCGTATTACAAAGCAGGGACCTGCCCAGGAGGCCGGGGGTGCTCTCCAGCGACACTGTCCGCCCTTCGGCTGATCGTTCTGTTATACGTGTTCACGATGCTCTTTGGATGTTGGAAAGGTCTCACTCCCGTCACACTTGAATGTGAACTTCCTGCCAGCCATCTCGTCagcgaccttgggcaagtccttgAACTCCATGAGCCCCGGAGAGTGAGAGGCATAGAGGAGAGGGCCTGACATTCCGCTCCATTCTCACCTTTTCAGATCTGTGTTTCTGCTCACGGGCATCGTACTCAGCGGGGCTTTGCGTAGGAGATCTCCCAGCTCCTCGGTGCAAAGAACCAGAGAGGAGGCGAA from Desmodus rotundus isolate HL8 chromosome 8, HLdesRot8A.1, whole genome shotgun sequence encodes:
- the IL5RA gene encoding interleukin-5 receptor subunit alpha; the protein is MAPALLILLGAAAILRADKFSLLPPVNFTIKVTGLAQVLLSWKPDPDQERGRAQLGYHLRVHSPQDDDYEIKSTARKYETVLHRGFSASVRTILWERHHPLRASRWVSAELKAPPGSPGTSAVNLTCTTNTVANNHTDSRPYRVSLRCAWRAGEEAPADTQYVLYYRYGSRTEACGEYSQDTLKRNVACWFPTTSIDGKGQDALAVRVNGSSRRAAIRPYDRLFALPEIDQVNPPGNVTAEMEGTRLSVRWEKPVSAFPNHCWTYEVKIYSTRKGYVQTENTTTNKFSTTVSDIAKYCVAVRAAVGSTCRERGLWSAWSQPTDTGKDAQKPWTEWLLILLAAALCAAFVCSLGCRTGHICTKLFPPVPGPKSDIRDVLATVNYEKTGSGETESEVISYVDTEHGLEGLEDLVF